Proteins from a genomic interval of Gemmatimonas sp.:
- the xerC gene encoding tyrosine recombinase XerC encodes MSDEVAPAEPAVPDTALPDQALPAEIDEFLVHLTKERDLSPNTTSAYRRDLREFSTWLASTRGINGWKWNELGRTEIRGFMAHCTRRGLAKRSVARQLSAVRSFYRWLHRDERVDVNPARAVKSPRLPRTLPAYLDKRQADTLLEHAATRAQSLEFTDVRNLAMLELFYSSGLRLSELRGIDLGDLDLVAQQVKVRGKGRKERIVPLGDHAQRALRNYLVRRDALLAKLKDSAKKPARGAVFLSERGGRMSPRAIQHAVAQLLSAVDEGAGLSTHSLRHSFATHLVDGGADLRAVQELLGHASISTTQIYTHTSVERLKKVYRQAHPRA; translated from the coding sequence ATGAGTGACGAGGTCGCGCCCGCCGAACCGGCGGTGCCGGACACGGCCCTCCCCGATCAGGCACTCCCCGCCGAGATCGACGAATTCCTCGTCCATCTCACGAAAGAGCGCGACCTCTCGCCCAATACCACGTCCGCGTACCGTCGCGATCTGCGCGAATTCTCCACTTGGTTGGCCAGCACGCGCGGCATCAACGGGTGGAAGTGGAACGAGCTCGGACGCACGGAGATCCGCGGCTTCATGGCGCACTGCACGCGCCGCGGACTCGCCAAGCGTTCGGTCGCGCGACAGCTCTCGGCCGTGCGCAGCTTCTATCGCTGGTTGCACCGCGATGAACGCGTCGACGTGAATCCGGCGCGAGCCGTCAAGTCACCGCGATTGCCGCGCACACTCCCGGCGTATCTCGACAAACGGCAGGCCGACACACTACTCGAACACGCCGCGACGCGCGCCCAGAGCCTCGAGTTCACCGACGTGCGCAATCTCGCGATGCTCGAGCTGTTCTACTCGAGCGGCCTCCGACTCTCCGAACTGCGCGGCATCGACCTCGGCGATCTCGATCTCGTCGCCCAGCAGGTGAAGGTGCGTGGCAAGGGCCGCAAAGAGCGCATCGTTCCCCTTGGTGATCACGCCCAGCGCGCACTGCGCAACTATCTCGTGAGGCGCGACGCCCTGCTCGCGAAGCTCAAAGACAGCGCCAAGAAGCCTGCGCGCGGTGCGGTGTTTCTGAGCGAACGCGGCGGGCGCATGAGCCCACGTGCTATTCAGCACGCCGTCGCGCAGCTACTCTCCGCCGTCGACGAAGGGGCAGGGCTCAGCACGCACTCACTGCGTCATAGTTTCGCCACGCACCTGGTTGATGGCGGTGCGGACCTGCGCGCCGTACAGGAACTGCTCGGTCACGCCAGCATCAGCACCACGCAGATCTACACGCACACCAGCGTCGAGCGCCTCAAAAAGGTCTATAGGCAGGCGCACCCGCGCGCCTGA
- the trmFO gene encoding methylenetetrahydrofolate--tRNA-(uracil(54)-C(5))-methyltransferase (FADH(2)-oxidizing) TrmFO: protein MASNEVHVIGGGLAGSEAAWQLAERGHAVVISEMRPVRGTAAHRTEKLGELVCSNTFKSTETTNAHGLLKAEMRQLGSLILDCADESRVPGGSALTVDREIFSQHVHDRIHAHPRIRVSREEVTALPDVGIIATGPLTSDALADAIRARLGVESLAFYDAIAPVVSLESIDQNIAFRASRWGKETMDGAGEEGAYLNCAFTRDEYEAFIDALTTADQFTAHEFDAVPYFEGCMPIEEMARRGRESLRFGPMKPIGLQDPRSNSRPHAVMQLRMEDRGGRMWNLVGFQTRLRIPEQARVFRMIPGLAEAEFLRFGSIHRNSYVNAPAALSSHLSLRDAPQLMFAGQITGVEGYTESSATGLLAGINLARQMEGREPVVPPPATMMGALYRYMREADPKHFQPMNANFGLLDDLEGVAPKLLKDKAKKRELFAERALTAMSAWRDDAGIVPTAIRG from the coding sequence ATGGCATCCAACGAAGTGCATGTGATCGGCGGCGGGCTCGCCGGAAGTGAAGCCGCGTGGCAGCTCGCTGAGCGCGGGCACGCGGTGGTGATCAGTGAAATGCGCCCCGTGCGCGGCACCGCCGCGCATCGCACCGAGAAGCTCGGTGAGCTCGTGTGTTCGAACACGTTCAAGAGCACCGAGACCACCAACGCGCACGGCCTGCTGAAGGCCGAGATGCGGCAGCTGGGTTCATTGATTCTCGACTGCGCCGATGAGTCGCGCGTGCCGGGTGGTTCGGCGCTCACCGTCGACCGCGAAATCTTCTCACAGCATGTACACGATCGCATCCATGCACACCCGCGCATCCGCGTGTCGCGCGAGGAAGTCACGGCGCTCCCCGATGTCGGCATCATCGCGACCGGACCGCTCACGTCCGATGCGTTGGCCGATGCCATCCGCGCGCGGCTCGGTGTCGAGTCGCTCGCGTTCTACGATGCGATTGCGCCCGTCGTCTCGCTCGAGTCGATCGATCAGAACATTGCGTTTCGGGCCTCGCGCTGGGGCAAGGAAACGATGGACGGCGCCGGTGAGGAAGGGGCGTATCTCAACTGCGCCTTCACGCGCGACGAGTACGAAGCCTTCATCGACGCGCTGACCACCGCCGACCAGTTCACCGCGCACGAGTTCGACGCCGTGCCGTACTTCGAGGGGTGCATGCCCATCGAAGAGATGGCGCGGCGCGGACGGGAGTCGTTGCGCTTCGGGCCGATGAAGCCCATCGGATTGCAGGACCCGCGCTCCAACTCGCGTCCGCATGCCGTCATGCAGCTGCGTATGGAAGATCGGGGCGGCCGCATGTGGAATCTGGTCGGCTTTCAGACGCGGCTCCGTATCCCGGAGCAGGCACGGGTATTCCGCATGATTCCCGGCTTGGCCGAAGCGGAGTTTCTGCGCTTCGGCTCCATTCACCGCAACTCATACGTGAACGCGCCCGCGGCGCTGTCGTCGCACTTGTCGCTGCGCGACGCGCCGCAGCTGATGTTCGCCGGACAGATCACCGGCGTCGAAGGCTACACCGAAAGCAGCGCCACCGGTCTTTTGGCCGGCATCAACCTCGCGCGGCAGATGGAGGGACGCGAGCCGGTCGTGCCGCCGCCCGCCACGATGATGGGCGCCCTGTATCGCTACATGCGCGAAGCCGACCCCAAGCACTTCCAGCCGATGAACGCGAACTTCGGGTTACTCGACGACCTCGAAGGTGTCGCGCCGAAGCTCTTGAAGGACAAGGCCAAGAAGCGCGAGCTGTTCGCGGAGCGCGCGCTCACGGCGATGTCCGCGTGGCGTGACGATGCGGGCATCGTTCCGACGGCCATTCGCGGGTGA
- a CDS encoding threonine/serine dehydratase — protein MYPITYDDVLAARVRLRRYLDPSPVRHYPPLDELVGHGIRVLVKHENHLPTGSFKVRNGTSSIMALSDEDAARGVIAATTGNHGLGLAWSGAQRGVSVTICVPRGNNSEKSAAIRGLGATLIEVGDRYDDTVAACRELAERDRKTLVHSTNHHEVISGAATMTAEFLEQTPDLDAIIIALGGGSQAVGAAVVRDVLKPDLEVYAVQSIGASAQHDAWHDGVPRSGAPVQTFAEGIATGSTYELTFPALRHGLEEFVVVSEAAIAQAVRDLWRFTHNLAEGSGATGLAGLHLLAPRLAGRTVGIVLCGGNLDAARAVTVLSGGTPV, from the coding sequence ATGTACCCCATCACCTACGACGACGTACTGGCCGCCCGCGTTCGGTTGCGCCGGTATCTGGACCCGTCCCCGGTCCGGCACTACCCGCCATTGGACGAGCTCGTCGGACACGGCATCCGCGTGCTCGTGAAGCACGAGAATCACCTGCCGACGGGCAGCTTCAAGGTGCGAAACGGGACCTCGTCGATCATGGCGCTATCAGACGAGGACGCGGCCCGTGGCGTGATCGCCGCCACGACCGGCAACCACGGGCTTGGACTCGCGTGGTCGGGCGCGCAACGAGGGGTGTCGGTCACCATCTGCGTGCCTCGTGGCAACAACTCGGAGAAGAGCGCGGCCATTCGCGGTCTGGGGGCCACGCTGATCGAGGTGGGCGATCGCTACGACGACACGGTGGCAGCGTGTCGCGAGTTGGCCGAGCGCGATCGCAAGACGTTGGTACACTCGACGAATCACCACGAGGTGATTTCCGGTGCCGCCACGATGACCGCGGAATTTCTGGAGCAGACGCCGGATCTCGACGCGATCATCATTGCGCTGGGCGGCGGCTCGCAAGCGGTTGGAGCGGCCGTCGTGCGCGATGTACTCAAGCCCGATCTCGAAGTCTACGCGGTGCAGAGCATCGGCGCGTCGGCGCAGCATGATGCATGGCACGACGGCGTGCCACGTTCGGGGGCGCCGGTGCAGACGTTCGCCGAAGGGATCGCGACGGGTTCGACGTACGAGCTCACGTTCCCCGCGCTGCGCCACGGACTCGAGGAGTTCGTGGTGGTGAGCGAAGCGGCCATCGCGCAGGCCGTTCGCGACTTGTGGCGATTCACGCACAATCTGGCCGAAGGGTCGGGCGCGACGGGGCTGGCCGGCTTGCACCTGCTGGCGCCGCGACTGGCGGGACGCACGGTCGGCATTGTTCTCTGCGGCGGGAACCTCGATGCCGCTCGCGCGGTCACTGTTTTGTCTGGTGGCACACCGGTTTGA